A region of the Lysobacter sp. K5869 genome:
CGCGACGTGGTTTACCGGGTCAATCAGCAGTACATCGCCAGCGCCGCGCAGGCCGAGACCTACCGCACCGAGCCGCCGTTCAAGCTGCAAGGCAGCTATCGCAACATGAACAAGCTGGCGGAGAAGATTTCGCCGGTGATGAACGCGGCCGAGTTGCAGCAGTTGATCGGCGATCACTACCTCGGCGAAGCGCAGCTGCTGACGTCCGGCGCCGAGGAGAACCTGCTCAAGCTCGGCGAACTGCGCGGCGTGCACAACGAAGAGCAGGCCGCGCGCTGGACGCAGATCAAGCGCGATTTCCTGCGCAACAAGGCGATGGGCGCGGGCGAGGCGGACGTCGGCGGGCGCGTGGTGGCGCAGCTCAACGATCTGGTCGAGAGCGTGCGCGCACTGGATTCGGCCGCGGGCCGCGCGAGCGCGGCGCAGGCCAAGGCGGCCGAAGCCAAGCCGGCCGATCCTGCGCCGTGGCCGCAGTTGCTGGCGGCGCTGGAGCGCATCGCCGCGGCGCAAAGCGAGCCCGAGACCGCACCGCCCGCCGATGCCAGCGCGGCGCTGAGCTCTGCCTTGAGCGGGCTCGGCCCGCAGCTGCAACAGGCGTTCGCGCCGCTGGCCGAACGCTTTCAGGACAACGACGAACGTCAACAGCGGGTCAATGCGGCGATGGTGGAACTGTTCAAGCGACTCGGCGAGCGCGACGTCCAAGACGCGCCGACCCGCGCGGAAATGACCGAGCAGCAGCGCGAACTGCAGCGCGCGCTCAACGAATTCGCCGACCGGCTCAACGGCCGGATCCAACGATGAGGACGGGCGCGATGGATTTCGCCGAACTCGACCGTACCTTGCGCGAAAGCGTCGCCGATCTGCTCCTGGACAACGAGGAGAAGTTCGAGCTGCGCGAGCTGGGCGCGCGATTGCCGGCCGACCGCGTGCGCTACCTGCGCAACCGCGCCTTCGACATGGCCCGCGAGCTGATGCTGGCGCAGCCGCCGAGCACCTTGGATTCGCTGCGCTGGCTGGAGCAGGTGGTCAAGACGCTGGACGCGGTGGCCGAGCCGCCGACGCTGGTGTCGAGCGCGTTCTTCGCCCCGGGCGACGCTTGTTTGCGCAAGCTGCGCGAGCTGTGCCGATCGGCCAAGCGCAGCGTGGAGGTGTGCGTTTATACGATCTCCGACGACCGGCTCAGCGATGAGATTCTGGCTTGCCACAAGCGTGGGCTGAACGT
Encoded here:
- a CDS encoding phospholipase D-like domain-containing protein, whose product is MRTGAMDFAELDRTLRESVADLLLDNEEKFELRELGARLPADRVRYLRNRAFDMARELMLAQPPSTLDSLRWLEQVVKTLDAVAEPPTLVSSAFFAPGDACLRKLRELCRSAKRSVEVCVYTISDDRLSDEILACHKRGLNVRVISDNDKRYDEGSDVSRLIELGVPLRIDDSPYHMHHKFALFDGRVLANGSFNWTRSATTSNEENLVVTDDANLVRSFSGHFEALWEKYAG